Below is a genomic region from Candidatus Bathyarchaeia archaeon.
GGAACAATGACGATTCTTTATGGTCAAATAACTACTAATAAGCCAGTGAAGGTCATATCTAGCACTGGGGGTCAGAAAATATATGAGTATGTGCTGATGATAGATATTGAGCGAAACCGTCCGGTTATTCTTGAGAGAAGAATTTATAATAATGATAGTAAATGGCATGGTACAATTGTTGAGGTGAATCTTGAGGGAGATTATTTTAAGGCAATGCCCAAAATACTGGAGTACCTTAAGCAGACGGCTATCGTTAACCCATATGCAAATATCATGTTCATTGACCCTAAAGGTCGATTATATAAGTTTGAGAGAACGGTTTCGGTTCTTCCACCTCCACCCAAGGAGACTCTACCTCATCCACATGGTGTAGATGTTGAAACGATTTATAGGATAATTCGTGTGACTAAATGCGGGACTCTTCTTAGTTTTATGCAAGAGCACTTCCATAGGGTTGGTAAACGCATAGCCCAGCGCTTTCTTGAGTTTGCTGGCTTCCCAGAAGATGCCGACCCAAAGAAACTTAAGCCCGAGGAAATAGTTAGGTTTGTTCAAGCAATGAAGAGCTTTAACGGATTCCTACCTCCAGATGCCGATTCTCTCTCACCTTTAGGTGAGGAGATTCTTAGAGCTGGCATATTGAAGGAACTTGAGCCTGAGTTTGTGGCTGTCACTCAACGTAAGCCCTCAGCATACTCTGGTCATCCATTTATTGTTGAGGTTGGAATAGCCTATGGTGGTAAAATTTCATCCGGAGAGGACATAATCCTATATAGATTTGCTAATAAGATTCCCTTAGTATACGATGAATCAGGCGATGTTAGCTGGAGGATTATTAAGTCGATTAATTGGAGGAAATATGGTTTAATGCCTGGAATGCCATTCGCAGTTTTAGTCCATATATGCAGCACTAAGGTTCCTTGGAAAACTGTTGGCAAAGAAATAATTGCTGATAGACCTGAAGTAAGCCGTGAGATTCTTAACGGTATAAGAGAGGTCGCCCGACAGCTTAGCATCTATCTAGCGAGAAAAGAGAAGATTAAACGTGAAAGAGCACGCTTATCAATATTTGCGAAGTATCTGCCTAAAATAGCAGAGTTATCAACAAAGCTTACTGGGAAAGAGAAGGTGCCTAATATAAATGATCTTTTAAGGAGGGCTAAAAAGTTTGAAGAAGATTAGTTTCTCCACTAAAGAAAAGCGTAGGGAGGTTCTTACAAAACTTGAGAAATTTGGCTTCGAGATATATGAGCAATTAGAAAAGGGAGTTTTCCCAAGCATCACTATGCCTAGTAGATCAACAGACAATATATATTATAGTCCAGAGCTTAGACAGTATGTATTGGGCGATAGAAAAGTTAAAAGGAGCGCAAGTAACATTAGGCATTTAAGGCCACTCACTCAGCTTGTCTGGATGGCTTTCTTCACACATGAGCTGATGCAGCACCAGAAAACTTCAACACTGAGAGATGTCTTTTACTCAGCACAAGCATATGATATATCTTTCCAAGATCAAGACGAATCGGACGATATAATTACGGATTTAGAGACTGTTCTGAACTGTACCAGAGAGGACTTTAACGTTTTTCCTGAAGAGAGCTCAGCCGTCTTTGGAGATCTAACAATAGAATATACTGTTCCAAACTATGAGGGAAAACGTCTTAACCTGACTTCACATCCGGATGGCGTGATGATCGGTCCAGCATTGACCTCAGCTGAGTTTATAGAGACAAGCGCTGATAAGGTTATAGCTATAGAGAAGGGCGGCTTATTCACTAGATTCATTGAGGAGAGGGTTCATGAGAGATTTAATGCTATACTAGTCTTTTTGAGGGGGCAAGCCCCGCGCTCAACGAGATATTTTATCCGTAGACTAAATCAAGAGCTCGGCTTACCAGTCTACATCTTCACGGATGCTGATCCATGGGGTATGCATATAGCCATGGTTATAATTTCCGGATCAGCAAATGCTGCACATATAAAGGATCTGACGACGCCTGATGCTAAATGGGCTGGCGTTTGGGCCTCGGATATTATTAATTATAAATTGCCAAGTGATAAACTTGAAGATATAGATATTAAGCGTTTACATGAGCTTATGCGTGACCCAAGATATAAGGGAGAGATTTGGCAAAGGGAGATAAATGTTTTCATGAAGATTCAAAAGAAGTGTGAGCTTGAAGCATTCTCAAGATATGGATTAACTCATATAGTTGATAAATATCTGCCGCAGAGACTTAGGGAGCTTGAGAATTGAAAAATTTTTATTTACATCTAAAAAATAACTTTTAGAATTTAACGAAAAATTTGAGGAAGCGGAATGAGTAGAGAAAAAGGTACAGTAATGCTTGGCTTAGTTTTCTTAGAAAAAATACTTGGTTTCATATTATCTGTTGTTGGTGTAATACTAGCATATTACACAAGTATAAATTTGAGTGGTTTGGGTGCCATAGGTTATCTATTTCTGATAGCTGGCATAACAATAGCAGTTGCAGGCTTACTACTGATTATTGCTAAAACTGAATAGGTCTTATTTTATGGTCATGAACAAAAATAAAATATAACTGTTTTTTAGAACAAGTTCACTTGTGAGAGCGCTAGACACTCATACATTATAACAGTGTTAGAATAGTTGCGCTAGGCATGAATTAACGTTATGTAGTTCTCTAGTGGCGGATAATGTAAAGTCTCCGTTATAAATTAAACTTCAGCTGGAAAACAATATTTATAATCTCGTTTTATAGCTATTTTTGGGTTTAAAATTGTCTAGGTCGCTGATATTTAGAGACAGAAATAAACTTTCACCATATTATATTCCCAAGCGCCTCCCACATAGAGATCATCAGATAAATATTTTGCTTTCAATCTACGAAAATATATTGAAGGATGTTTGGAGGGCTTATCCGCGATTTACGCAGATTATAGGAGCAACTGGTACAGGAAAAACTTGTACAGCAATAAGGTTTGGAGACATAATTGTTGAAAAAGCTGGTGAAAAGGGCATAAATCTCCGGTACATTTATATGAATTGCAAAGTTGATGGTGTGACACGTTATGTTCTTTATGGAAATCTTGTAAAAAAAGTTACACCGAAAATTGCGACTAAAAGTCTGAGTCCTGAGGAAATGATTAGGCAGCTTATCGATTACTTAAGGTTTGAAGAGACTTTTCTAATAGTTACTTTTGATGAAATAGATTATTTTGTTCAAATGAATCCAAAAGAGCATATAATATATGATTTGACACGCATACCCGAAATGTATCCTGGCGAACCGATTCCGATAATTGGTGAAATATTTATCGCTAGGTCACTTAAGTGGCATGAATATCTTGAACCTGGTGAGAGATCAACGCTTGGAATGGGCATAATAGAGTTTCCAAGATACAATAGTAAGCAGATTAGAGATATACTTGAGGATAGAATTAAAGAAGCTTTTCAGCCACATGTAATTCTCGATGATACACTTGATCTAATAAGCGATATAACCGCCAGTCCACCAGTTAATGGGGATATTAGAGTTGGACTTGAATTACTCTATTACTCAGGGGTCTTAGCTGAGAACACTGGCTCAAGTAAGGTTTTACCGGAGCATGTTCGCAGAGTTTATAGTGAAATAAATCCAACGATAACAACTGAAGATATAATGAGTCTTAATAGTAACGGAAAATTGATTCTTTTAGCATTGGTTAGAGGATTAAAAACTAGTAAATCAGCATATATAAGCCTAAAAGACCTTAGAAAATCGTATAATATTGTATGTGAGGAATTTAATGTTAAACCGGTTGAAGACTTTGAAGCATACGTCCAGGATCTCATTTATCGCGGAATAATTGATATGAAATCTTTAATGGAAATTGGAATATCAGGTGCAACCCTGGTAGACCTAGAAAAATTCCTAAATAATCTCTTGAAGCAATTGGAGAAGATAGAGCTGAGATCATGATGAGTAAAAGAGAGGAGAAGGAAGTAAAAAGTATATGGGAGGAGTTAGAGCTAGGTCTGGGCGGAGGAAAAAAGTTTAGGGTTCTGGTTCATCTAGCTTTAAACCCCAATAAAACTTTCACCAGATATGCCCTAGTAAAGGCTACTGGTCTCAGAACTCCATCAATTGATAGATATCTTAAAACGCTTGTGAATTTAGGCTGGGTTAAAGAGAATAAATATAAGCCAAAAACTTACCAAATAAATCTTGATAATGAGGTTATCATGGCACTCCTAGATTTCTTTAAGGAGATGATAAGCATTCGGCGGCTTAAGATCCTATGACCCCCCTCCCCCCACCTAGTTTTTCACAGACACCTTAAATATCACTTACATTAAATGTTGATTGGTTGCTAAGCATGGTTAAATCTAAAGATAGGATTCAAGATAAAATGAGATCTTCCTCGTCTGTTCCATCTGGTATAAGTGCTGAAGTAGAGAGATGCCTAAATCCATGGAATGGTGGATGTAGAAGTGCTAATATAGCTCTCTACATAGTATATAGAGGTGAGAGAATCCCATTGTGTTGGAAGTGCTGGAGGGAGATCTCTAGAAAAAACCTTGTTTGGGAGGCTTACTGAAAATGGAGGATTTAGAAGCATTAGATGGGGTTGGGTCAGCAATAGCATCTAAGCTTAGGGCTGCAGGCTACACTACTATAGAGGCTATCGCAGTTAGTCCTCCAATGGAGATAATGGAGAAGACGAATATAGGATTAAACACGATACTCAAGATTCAAGAAGCAGCGCGGAGAATGCTTTCAGCGGATTTTAAGACAGCGCAGGAATACTATGAGCAGAGAAAAAACATGAGAAGATGTACGACGGGGTCAAAGAAGCTTGACGAGATACTTGGGGGTGGAATAGAGACCCAAGCAATAACAGAGCTTATAGGAGAATATGGTTCTGGTAAAACCCAGCTGTGTATGATGCTCTCGGTCACCGCGCAGCTACCATATGAATCTGGCGGTTTGGAGGGAAGGGTTGCATTTATAGATACTGAGGGGACATTCATGCCTGAACGTATATATCAAATAGCGTCTGGGCTAGGTTTAAACCCGGATGAAGTTGCCAATAATATATTTGTTGCAAGGGCCTACAATAGTAGCCATCAATGCCTGCTAATAGATAAACTATTCACTTTATGCCCTGAGAATAATGTTAAAATGGTTATAATTGATAGTATGATAAGCCATTTTAGAGGCGAATATATTGGACGAGAAACGCTTTCGGAGAGACAGCAGAAACTAAATCAATACTTACATAAGTTACTTAGGTTATCGGAAGCCTATAATTTGGCTGTGGTTATAACAAATCAGGTTCAAGCGAACCCATCCGCTTTCTTTACTGATCCAAATAGACCTGCTGGCGGGCATATAATGGCACATGCATGTACTCACAGAGTCTACTTGAGGAAAGGTTCTAAAGGTGTTAGGGTTGCAAGGATAATCGATAGTCCATATTTACCCGAAAGAGAAGCCTACTTCATGATAACTGAGAAAGGTATAACTGATGCTGAGGGAGGAGAGTAATTAATTAACTGACTCTGATAACATTATAACCTGCAGCCCTTCTAAGCCTATTCATTATCGCTAATCCTAAACCATTCTCCGGAACACCCTCAGCAATTATTATATCAACACCATCATCATCGAATTCTCTAAGAAGTTTAAAGAGGTTTCTGGCAGCTGATTTAAGGTCTTCTCTACTTCCCATCGATTTAATTATCCCCAACTCATATCTCCCTAAGCTTTCATTTGTGGCTAGTATACCGACTTTTTTTCCATCCTTAAGGTATTGATAAGCCAGCTCCCTAATTTTTTCAATGATTGCATTAAAATCTCCCTCAACAACTATCATATCAGCTTTAGGCGCATAATGTTTATGTTTGAGTCCAGGAGAGCGTGCATGCTCAACGGGCACTTCGCTTTTAGCTATCGCAGCTGGATGGATCATAACTTTACCTAAGACTTTCCTGAGCTCCTCATAAGTTACCCCACCAGGTCTCAGAATTTGGGGTGGATCATGAGTTAAGTCTAAGACTGTTGACTCAACCCCTATACTTGTAGGTCCAGCATCAAGTATGAGATCTATTCTACCAAAAAGATCTTGAATAACATGTTCTGCCATAGTTGGACTCGGTCTACCAGCTATATTTGCGCTTGGAGCCGCTATAGGTGTTTTTGAAGCTTCTATTAGTGCTAAGGCAACCTTATGTTTAGGCATCCTTATAGCTATTGTATCTAGACCTCCAGTTGTCACTCTGGGAACAATACTTGAAGCTTTAAGAACTAGAGTTAATGGCCCAGGCCAAAAGCGGATCATGAGATCTTCCGCATACTTCGGAAGATCTTCGGCGAGCCTATATAAATCACTTTTACTAGATATGTGAACTATTATCGGATTATCAAGCGGTCTCATTTTAGCTAAATATATCCCTCTAACGGCTTCCGGGTTAAGGGCATCTGCCCCTAAACCATAAACTGTCTCCGTGGGGAAGGCAACTAATCCGCCATTACGTATTATTTTAGCTGCAAAAGTAATCTTCTCATACTCCGGATTTTCACAATTAACCTTTAATATAATTGTTTTCTTCATATTTGTGAGAGAATCCATCAAAAAGTAAATAATAACGTCACATTCTAATATATGTTGGCTTAGTGATCACATTGGTGGCTAAGTTTGGCTGAAATTTATTTAAGCGAATATTTTCCCTTTATACGCAGATACTCGAGCTTCGCGGAGATTTTAAGCGATAGAGGATTAGCTTCTCTGGGAGATGCCTATGTTAACCTCATTTATTCATTAGTCCTATCTAAAGTTACTGGTAAACCCATCGGCCGGAAACTTGATAATCGAGTGCTTTCATTAGCCTTGAGGAAGGCTGGAATAAGAATGCTGCTACCAAGCAGGACGGATAGACATAGACAGGCTGATGCAGCTGAAGCCTTAATAGCTTATGGCTGGCTTTCAGGCACAGTATCTACTAAGGAGATTCTTGATATATTTTTACGCGAAGGCGACATTTCAGATAGTATATGCATAATCCTAAAATTAATTTGGGAAAGAGGTAAAAATATCCTAGAAAGAAAGTAAATTTTTTAGAGTGAAAGGCCTCTATTTGCTGCTCTTAAATGCTTTTTCAAATTCTTCTCTCAGTTTCCTACCTCTTTCAAGAATTTTTTCAACAGCCTCCTTTAACGCAGCTTCCGGGCTCTTATTTTCTTTTGTTTGCACTATTATTACTGGTTTGGCCACTAATGGGTGAGAGATGTTATAGCTGGCGAATTTAACATCCTCATCCTCTAGTAAAACTGATTCTAGAAGATTACATAAAGTATGTCCTTCACCATCAACTTCAATTACAATTTTATTAGGCTCTCTCTCCAACACCCTTAGTTGCATTTCAACTCCTCCCTAATCTTAAATCACTCATAGGTTCCCAGAACCGTAATCTGAAGCAATTTTTCTGGTTTCAATATTTCCACACTTACTACAATATAACTTTTTACCCCTCTTAGATTTGAGTATTAATGTTCCACCACATTTAGAGCATAATGCCAGTATTACACCTAAATTCTCACTCTTAGTAGTTAGGTGGAAGGTTCTGTTGACATCACTTATAACCTTTGCTCGAACCAGATCGCTGACTTTAAGTGCATCATTAATATCTCTAGTGTATTTTACATCTACGTCTGAAACATGTAAAACACCCGTAAAGAAACCTGAAAGAAATCGTCTTCCAACTTTTATTATGCGTGTAAAAGCTATGACGTTCTGAACATTCACCACGTAACCTATAACTACGCTCCCAACTTTAGGGACACGTACTTCATGCGTTAGTGGATGAACAAAAACCTTCCTACTAGCTAAATCTAGTGACACATATCCAACATTATTCGCATATATAACCCCATTCTCAACATATGTTCCATAATCTGGTATAAACTCCTCTATTACACCTATTTTCTCTCCTGGAACAATGAATCGCTCAACATTCTTCTGCTTTGACATAATCAACATTCCAGTTTTAGGTTTCCTTTAACATTACTATGGGATGAATGATATTAATTTTGCTATTTATTTAGATTTTTATCCTTTGTTCTTATTATGCGGTATAAATCGACCTTAACAGTGTAATGTCTTTTTCTATGAAAGCTATATGTTCGGGTTATAATAATTTCCATACTTTGAATATCAGTAATTGTGCCGCCTAATCTGGGAATGTTTCTCTCAAGAAACTCTCTTACAGAGTGGCTTCCCTTATGTAGGGAATATATAACATTTGATATCTCTAGAGCTTTCCTCAAAAATTTTATATCTGCCCCTCTATGCCAGCTTCCAAAGGGCGGGTTCATTAACGTTGTATCAAATTGTCCACATATACAGTTTATGTCCCCAACTATGAAATCAACATTAACGTTAAGCTTATTGGCATTTTTAATGGCAACCATAATTGAATCTTTATCTATATCTACGCCAACAACCCATTCAGCGCCAAATAATGAAGCTGCTATCGCCAAAATACCGGATCCACAGCCTAGATCAATAACTTTTTTGCCACGTATATCGTTATAAATCCATGCCGCTGTGTAAACTATGTTAGCGGCGCTTTCAGCATCAAGAGTATAGCTTTCCCACTTAAGCTTTGGATGCGGGATCGGCTCAATTTGTGAGAGTAAAATGGCAAGATGCTTTTTTCTTAGCAACGAATTCACCAGGTTAAAGTAAACCAGATTTTAAGTAATCTTCCCATGAAATCTTTCCGAGTGCAACATAAGTTTCTTTAGGTGTTAAAACTGGTTTAGGAAACTTTTGTGTTTCATATAAAGAAACTCTTGGACACGCAGTATTCACATAAGATTCTATTGTTGGAAACTCTAGCAAGGCTTCCGGTGTTATCTCTTTCATAGCCAATAAAATGACCTCTCTACCACTATTCTTCAAATCTTTCATAATCTTTAGTGAAGTCTCAAAATTGAATTGTCCAGTTTTAAGCCCGATTATTATCCCCCATTTTTTCACTCTCATTGCTTCTGATATATCAGCCCATCTCCTCTTAATCACACGTTTAGCATAATCATCAACTCTTTGGATTTTACCCTCAAAGGGATCAATAGCGATAGTAGTTTTCATCGTAGATAAAAATAGTCCTATGGCATGAAATAATCCGCCGCCAATAAAAAGAAACGCTTCAACCATATTTGATATTACTTTAGCGTTCCTATAATCGCATCCCAGCACCTGTCCTGGGTATTTTAGTCCAGGCTCATGACCGATATATACTTTCTTGCCAGCATTTTTAAGGATATCTTTAGCCTCGTTTATTAGATGAGCGTGTTGAACAGTCGTTGTTAATCCAATACTCTCCCACGGCTCAAGATATCTTAATGAATCTTCAACTATTTTTTTAAAATCAATACATGTTTTTGCTTTGGCTTCAATATAAATGATCGGCGTATTAGTTCTTTGGCTGAAATGCTCTACTTCGGAATGACCATAATGAATTATTAAATCGGCTGATATAGCGGTAGCTTCATCTATGGCTAAATCACATGCCCCATAACATGGATCTGCCGAAATAATTGGTAACGCGCCAGTAGCTTCTATAATAGATGCTATTTCAGAAGCCGCAAGCTTCAGTCCCTCAGGTAACTGTACCAGAACCCTGCTTGCTCCACGTTTAATGATCTCGTTTCTCACTCTATCTTCTTCTAAATCAAATAGTGTATGCAATTTAATCATGAGAAATGGGGATAACAAATATTAAATTATTTCTGGAAAATAAAATGTGGAGTTAGCTGGACAGATGAGGTCTTCTATTCATTGAGTGGTATGTCTAAGTCAGGATCTTCGCGGATACCTCTACCAGTTACCTTCTCAATCATTATGCGCTGTTCTATTGACGCCACAAGCTTTCTTGTCTGCACAACTACGTCTGGATTGACGGATACGCTGTCTATTCCACTTCTAATTAGGAACTCCGTGAACTCCGGGTAAACGCTTGGAGCTTGCCCGCATATACTCACGGTCTTACCGTCACGGTGAGCTAGCTTTATGAGGAGCCTAATTGCCCGCTTAACAGCTAGATCTCTCTCATCAAAGAGGTGTGCAACAGTCTCATTGTCCCTATCGCAGCCAAGTATGGTCATTGTTAGGTCGTTGCTGCCTATACTATAGCCATCAATATATTTGTTGAATTTATCCGCAAGCAAGCAGTTACTTGGTATTTCAGCCATAAGCCAAACCTTAAAGTCTGGTCCCCTATGTAGCCCCTCCTCCTCCATTATCTTGATAATCTTCTCTAGCTCATCAACGCGTCTGCAGAATGGTATCATGACCCAAAGGTTTTTAAGCCCATACTCCTCTCTAACCTTCTTGACGGCTCTGACCTCAAGCCTGAAAGCCTCAATATACTTCGGATCATAGTATCTTGATGCGCCTCTCCAGCCCAATAGTGCTGATGGCTCAACCGGTTCATACTTCTCTCCGCCCTTAAGCTCCCTATATTCTGAAGACTTAAAGTCGCTGAAGCGCATTACAACTGGCCTAGGATAAAATGCTGCGCATATTCTGCGGAAAGCCTCAGCGAGCTTATTAACGAACTCCTCAGCTCTGCCAGTTTCAATCATGTAGAGTGGGTGCTCACCAATCTCGCTTGACCAAACAAACTCCTGCCTGAGTAAGCCGACTCCATCAGCTGGTAGGGCTGCAACCTTTTCAGCAAGCTCAGGCTCCCCAAGGTTCACATAAACCTTCGTTCCAGTAATTATATATGGCTCAGCAACGGTGACCGCTGTTGGTGCAGCCTCAACCTTTTCAGGCCTCTCAGCATATTCCTCAAGTATGCCCTCATATACGACTCCGAGTTTGGCGTCAACGGTTACCATCATACCGTCCTTAAGGACTTCGGTTGCTGGTGTTCCTCTAGAGGCTGTTCCAACAATGCATGGTATGCCTAGTTCCCTAGAGACTATTGCAGCGTGGCATGTCATTCCACCGGAGTTAGTTATGATTGCTGCAGCCTTACGCATTGCTGGAACCCAATCTGGCGCTGTCATCTCGGTAACTAATATCTCGCCCTTCTGGAACTCATTAATCCTATCAACTGTTGGTATAATATGAACTCTACCGACGGCTATCCCCGGAGAGGCTGGGAGACCCTGCACCAGAACCTTTCGCTCCTTTGTTACCGCTGGCTTCTCCTCAACGACCTCAACCTTCTTTAGAGCCCAAACGGTCTCCGGTCTCGCCTGCAATATAAACAACTTATTTGTTCTCTCATCTAGAGCCCACTCAATATCCATTGGCTTACCATAGTGCTTCTCGATTTCAATAGCATACTTAGCCAGCTCCTTAATCTGCTCATCTGTAAGAACCTGCTTATCTTGCAGCTCTGGCGGAACGGGAACCTCTTTTGTTCCGCCAGTTGGAAGTCTCACTAACTGAACCGTCTTCTTAGAAATGTTCTTCTTAACAATTTCTAGATCGGTTTTTCTAACATAATATTCATCTGGCGTTATTTTTCCCTGAACCACATATTCGCCCAATCCATAACCAGCCTCTATTAGAACTACGCTTCTGTCTCCTGTAGCTACGTCAAGTGTGAACATAACCCCGCTAGCCTTACTATAGACCATCAACTGGACAACGGCGCTTAATGCAACAGCCATATGATCGAAGCCTTTCTGAATCCTATAGAATATGGCTCTATCAGTAAATAGGCTCGCATAGCAATGCTTTATTTTTTCAACAACCTCGGAAGTCCCGTGAACATTTAGATATGTCTCCTGTTGACCGGCAAAACTTGCATCTGGAAGATCTTCAGCTGTTGCTGAACTACGGACCGCTACGAATGGTTCCTTCTCGCCTATTTTTTCAGCAAGTTTCTTGTATGCCTCAATAATCTCTTCTTCTAAGTCTCTTGGCATCTCTGCTGAAGCTATCATGCTTCTTATCTTTGTGCCAACACGCTGCAAGGTTTGCGTATCATTTGGATCCTTAAGTTCCTTTAAAACCTCAGCTATTTTTTCATCAAGTTTATTTGCCTTTATATAGTATCTATAGGCTTCAGCTGTTGTTGCGAAACCATAAGGTACCGGAACACCAGTTCTCCTAGTCATTTCACCTAGGCTTGCACTTTTTCCGCCGACTAAAGGTACGTCTTCGATCCCTATTTCATCAAACC
It encodes:
- the ppsA gene encoding phosphoenolpyruvate synthase — its product is MSEKKKERILWFDEIGIEDVPLVGGKSASLGEMTRRTGVPVPYGFATTAEAYRYYIKANKLDEKIAEVLKELKDPNDTQTLQRVGTKIRSMIASAEMPRDLEEEIIEAYKKLAEKIGEKEPFVAVRSSATAEDLPDASFAGQQETYLNVHGTSEVVEKIKHCYASLFTDRAIFYRIQKGFDHMAVALSAVVQLMVYSKASGVMFTLDVATGDRSVVLIEAGYGLGEYVVQGKITPDEYYVRKTDLEIVKKNISKKTVQLVRLPTGGTKEVPVPPELQDKQVLTDEQIKELAKYAIEIEKHYGKPMDIEWALDERTNKLFILQARPETVWALKKVEVVEEKPAVTKERKVLVQGLPASPGIAVGRVHIIPTVDRINEFQKGEILVTEMTAPDWVPAMRKAAAIITNSGGMTCHAAIVSRELGIPCIVGTASRGTPATEVLKDGMMVTVDAKLGVVYEGILEEYAERPEKVEAAPTAVTVAEPYIITGTKVYVNLGEPELAEKVAALPADGVGLLRQEFVWSSEIGEHPLYMIETGRAEEFVNKLAEAFRRICAAFYPRPVVMRFSDFKSSEYRELKGGEKYEPVEPSALLGWRGASRYYDPKYIEAFRLEVRAVKKVREEYGLKNLWVMIPFCRRVDELEKIIKIMEEEGLHRGPDFKVWLMAEIPSNCLLADKFNKYIDGYSIGSNDLTMTILGCDRDNETVAHLFDERDLAVKRAIRLLIKLAHRDGKTVSICGQAPSVYPEFTEFLIRSGIDSVSVNPDVVVQTRKLVASIEQRIMIEKVTGRGIREDPDLDIPLNE